A genomic stretch from Cellulomonas sp. KRMCY2 includes:
- a CDS encoding EAL domain-containing protein codes for MRSPLTLLVLSPSTGGYYFGAILTGIAREVASVDGRLILVQTLEPGVRSDEIGEAPDFSIPVAWGEVDGVVSITSAAPTAYLQAVQDAGRPVVVASNLLAGLTAPTARPDNHHGTVAAVEHLIAHGHTRIGFAGNLAQRDIIDRYAAFAQTLAEHGLPIDPTHVLGTGDNAESGGIEAANALLACASRPSALMVATDRNAIGLMATMIAAGVDIPGELAVVGFDNIEASAYTAPALTTVDQPFDEVGALAARLVLAQIRGEDVPAVPHTSPATVVIRGSCGCDLTPPGVEPAGQRALPGQGHRSAADAAALRRECVTHIRRPLMTGREALDGPLRRQIDDLMTQVDALAATDATTARAAVPDLASQVRRLAHGPRTLRHVGGTLTDYVRAVAAPDAADALAAGLWPLRAAGFVDQAGAFELTLDEQFGVDSALLDPDGKDPRDLAWLRRTHVTGGVLALWEGGQEDDPASRTLRISGVHDPGGLLGDLVGTVIDVEQFPPAALVADATAAQRRVCVVVPVRGREHAWGLLAVVTEIETTSARETYHYWAGLLASALEERALQAAVRASERRYAFAARAANDGLWELDPETDGFYVSERGRDLIGLTGPAESEALARAAWEAMIHPEDLALVRAALSAAQARRDELIEIEYRAGSPARGYRWLLCRGLSVGPTDGPVERLVGSFSDIDQRKELEEQLRLGALYDSVTGLPNRRLFLDRLAAAVRQLERHPTSRFAVVFLDLDGFKLVNDSLGHLMGDELLRTVAERLSADLRSVDTAARFGGDEFAVLLVDPIPDEVLVIAQRIQRRIAAPVRLDGQDVFVTASVGITTSESGYGDAEDVLRDADLAMYHSKETERGTASVFDPTMHARATGRLKVRGELRTALAEHQFVVHYQPIVALDGSGVARFEALVRWQHPDRGLLLPGEFLPAMEDNTTIVSLGTWVIDEVCAQLATWRETYPGPVTVAVNLSHREFWSTDLLDVLTLALDRHHVPAHSLVLEITESVIMTDVDHAHRVMAALHDLGIRLHIDDFGTGQSSLHALRTLPVDALKIDGSFIRELTEIDRTAELVGVILTMGRALGLEVIAECVETREQADRLSALGCTDAQGWLYARALSGHDAGTLLGTTLDPAALDPTARIGRPQVRR; via the coding sequence GTGCGCAGTCCACTGACCCTCCTCGTGCTCTCGCCGAGCACCGGCGGCTACTACTTCGGCGCCATCCTGACCGGGATCGCCCGGGAGGTCGCCTCGGTCGACGGTCGGCTCATCCTGGTCCAGACCCTCGAGCCCGGGGTACGCAGCGACGAGATCGGCGAGGCACCGGACTTCTCGATCCCGGTCGCCTGGGGCGAGGTCGACGGTGTCGTCTCGATCACCTCCGCGGCACCGACCGCCTACCTGCAGGCCGTCCAGGACGCGGGCCGGCCCGTCGTCGTCGCCAGCAACCTGCTCGCGGGCCTCACGGCACCGACAGCCCGGCCCGACAACCACCACGGCACCGTCGCGGCGGTCGAGCACCTGATCGCACACGGGCACACCCGGATCGGGTTCGCCGGGAACCTCGCCCAGCGGGACATCATCGACCGGTACGCGGCGTTCGCGCAGACGCTCGCGGAGCACGGGCTCCCGATCGACCCGACGCACGTGCTCGGCACGGGCGACAACGCCGAGAGCGGGGGCATCGAGGCCGCCAACGCCCTCCTGGCCTGCGCGTCGCGGCCCAGCGCGCTCATGGTCGCCACCGACCGCAACGCGATCGGCCTCATGGCGACCATGATCGCCGCAGGGGTCGACATCCCCGGCGAGCTGGCCGTCGTCGGCTTCGACAACATCGAGGCGTCGGCCTACACGGCCCCGGCCCTGACGACTGTCGACCAGCCGTTCGACGAGGTCGGGGCGCTCGCGGCCCGACTGGTCCTCGCGCAGATCCGGGGCGAGGACGTGCCGGCCGTCCCGCACACGTCACCTGCGACAGTCGTCATCCGGGGCTCGTGCGGCTGCGACCTGACGCCTCCCGGCGTCGAGCCGGCCGGGCAGCGGGCGCTCCCCGGGCAGGGGCATCGGTCGGCCGCCGATGCCGCTGCGCTGCGCCGCGAGTGCGTCACACACATCCGGCGCCCGCTGATGACCGGACGGGAGGCGCTGGACGGACCGCTGCGCCGACAGATCGACGACCTGATGACCCAGGTGGACGCCCTTGCCGCGACGGATGCGACGACGGCCCGGGCAGCCGTCCCGGACCTCGCGTCCCAGGTGCGCCGCCTCGCGCACGGTCCGCGGACGCTGCGCCACGTCGGCGGCACCCTGACCGACTACGTCCGGGCGGTGGCCGCACCGGATGCTGCCGATGCCCTCGCCGCCGGCCTGTGGCCCCTGCGGGCCGCGGGCTTCGTCGACCAGGCCGGCGCGTTCGAGCTGACCCTCGACGAGCAGTTCGGGGTCGACTCCGCCCTGCTCGACCCCGACGGCAAGGACCCGCGGGACCTGGCGTGGCTGCGCCGCACGCACGTCACCGGCGGCGTGCTCGCACTGTGGGAGGGCGGCCAGGAGGACGACCCGGCCTCGCGGACCCTGCGGATCAGCGGTGTCCACGACCCCGGAGGGCTGCTCGGCGACCTCGTCGGCACGGTGATCGATGTCGAGCAGTTTCCGCCGGCCGCCCTCGTCGCCGACGCGACCGCCGCGCAGCGGCGGGTGTGCGTCGTGGTCCCGGTCCGCGGCCGGGAGCACGCCTGGGGACTGCTCGCCGTCGTCACCGAGATCGAGACGACGTCGGCCCGCGAGACCTACCACTACTGGGCGGGCCTGCTCGCGTCGGCGCTCGAGGAGCGGGCCCTGCAGGCGGCGGTCCGGGCGAGCGAGCGGCGGTACGCGTTCGCCGCGAGGGCCGCCAACGACGGCCTGTGGGAGCTCGACCCCGAGACCGACGGGTTCTACGTCTCCGAACGCGGCCGCGACCTGATCGGCCTGACCGGGCCCGCCGAGTCCGAGGCGCTGGCCCGCGCCGCGTGGGAGGCGATGATCCACCCCGAGGACCTCGCCCTCGTGCGCGCGGCGCTGTCTGCCGCGCAGGCGCGCCGCGACGAGCTGATCGAGATCGAGTACCGGGCCGGCAGCCCGGCGCGCGGGTACCGGTGGTTGCTGTGCCGCGGTCTGAGCGTCGGGCCGACCGACGGTCCGGTCGAGCGCCTGGTGGGTTCGTTCTCCGACATCGACCAGCGCAAGGAGCTCGAGGAGCAGCTAAGGCTCGGGGCGCTGTACGACTCCGTCACCGGGCTGCCGAACCGGCGGCTGTTCCTCGACCGGCTGGCGGCGGCCGTCAGGCAGCTCGAGCGACACCCGACCAGCCGGTTCGCCGTGGTGTTCCTCGACCTGGACGGGTTCAAGCTGGTCAACGACTCGCTGGGCCACCTGATGGGTGACGAGCTGCTGCGCACCGTGGCCGAACGGCTGAGCGCCGATCTGCGCTCGGTGGACACCGCCGCGCGGTTCGGCGGCGACGAGTTCGCCGTCCTGCTGGTCGACCCGATCCCCGACGAGGTGCTCGTGATCGCCCAGCGCATCCAGCGGCGGATCGCCGCACCGGTGCGCCTGGACGGCCAGGACGTGTTCGTCACCGCCAGCGTCGGCATCACGACCTCCGAGAGCGGCTACGGCGACGCGGAGGACGTGCTGCGCGACGCGGACCTGGCGATGTACCACTCCAAGGAGACCGAGCGGGGCACGGCCAGCGTCTTCGACCCGACGATGCACGCCCGGGCCACCGGCCGGCTCAAGGTCCGCGGCGAGCTGCGCACCGCACTGGCCGAGCACCAGTTCGTCGTGCACTACCAGCCGATCGTCGCCCTCGACGGCTCGGGCGTCGCCCGGTTCGAGGCGCTGGTGCGCTGGCAGCACCCCGACCGGGGCCTCCTGCTGCCCGGGGAGTTCCTGCCCGCCATGGAGGACAACACGACCATCGTGAGCCTCGGCACCTGGGTCATCGACGAGGTCTGCGCCCAGCTGGCGACCTGGCGCGAGACCTACCCCGGACCGGTGACGGTCGCGGTCAACCTCTCGCACCGGGAGTTCTGGTCCACCGACCTGCTCGACGTCCTGACCCTGGCCCTCGACCGCCACCACGTCCCTGCCCACAGCCTGGTCCTGGAGATCACCGAATCGGTGATCATGACGGACGTCGACCACGCCCACCGCGTCATGGCGGCGCTGCACGACCTGGGCATCCGCCTGCACATCGACGACTTCGGCACCGGCCAGTCCTCATTGCACGCCCTGCGCACCCTGCCGGTCGACGCGCTGAAGATCGACGGCTCGTTCATCCGCGAGCTCACCGAGATCGACCGCACCGCCGAGCTCGTCGGGGTCATCCTCACGATGGGACGGGCCCTCGGCCTCGAGGTGATCGCCGAGTGCGTCGAGACCCGCGAGCAGGCCGACCGGCTCAGCGCCCTGGGCTGCACCGACGCCCAGGGCTGGCTCTACGCCCGGGCCCTGTCCGGCCACGACGCCGGCACCCTGCTCGGAACCACCCTCGACCCCGCGGCCCTCGACCCCACAGCCCGCATCGGGCGCCCTCAAGTGCGTAGGTGA